The Siansivirga zeaxanthinifaciens CC-SAMT-1 region ATTCTCCAATAAATTCTGAAGAAATAGCTCCTTGTTTGAATACACTTTTTATTTTTTTATGTTCCATGATTGTGTTTTTAAAGTATCGATTTTGTTTGAGGTTGATTTATATATTTCTGAAGCGCCTTCGTTAATACTGAAACCGTTATGAATGTTTTTATTTTTCAAAATTTCAACAGCTTTTTTACTTCGAATTCCCGACTGACAAAACAGAAGTTTTTTGGTTTCAGGATTTAATTTGTGGCATTGATTTTCAAAATCACTTAAAGGTATTTGTAAGACATTTAAACCAGTAATTTTAGGTAATTCATGCGCTTCTCTAACATCAATAAACTGCGCGTGTTCAAGTTTTAGCGCTTCTTGTATGGATATGCTATTTTCTAAAACATGACATGTAAAATGTAATTCTTGCAAATGAAACTGAGAGTGCATCTTTAAAACCTTTTCAATTTCTTTTTCAGATTTTTTTATGTTGATGGTTGTGTTTTGAAGCGTTAAAGCGTTATAACAAAATAGTTTTCCAGATAGCACTTGGCCAATGCCTAAAATAATTTTAAGCACTTCATTAGCTTGCATACTGCCAATAATGCCTGGTAAAACGCCTAAAACGCCTGTTTCAGCGCAGTTAGGAATGCTATCTT contains the following coding sequences:
- the moeB gene encoding molybdopterin-synthase adenylyltransferase MoeB gives rise to the protein MNRYNRHIILSEIGQIGQDKLSNAKVLVVGAGGLGCPILQYLAAAGIGTLGIIDLDVVDITNLQRQVLYGSSSLGENKAIAAKKRLNDLNNSISINAYAEKLSYQNALDLFNLYDIIVDGSDNFETRYLVNDACVLSNKPLVFGAIYKFEGQVSVFNYQNGPTYRCLFPEKPKKDSIPNCAETGVLGVLPGIIGSMQANEVLKIILGIGQVLSGKLFCYNALTLQNTTINIKKSEKEIEKVLKMHSQFHLQELHFTCHVLENSISIQEALKLEHAQFIDVREAHELPKITGLNVLQIPLSDFENQCHKLNPETKKLLFCQSGIRSKKAVEILKNKNIHNGFSINEGASEIYKSTSNKIDTLKTQSWNIKK